The Gemmatimonadaceae bacterium DNA window GTCACCGTGAAGTCGAGCGACAGCGGATTGCCGATCGCCAGCACCCATTGCCCCACCTGCGCCTTGCTGTCGTCGCCTAACGTCACCGTCGGCAGGTTCGTCGCGGCGATCTTGATCACCGCCACGTCCGTCGTCGGATCGCGGCCGACCACCTTCGCCGGATACACGTGGCCGTCGAACAGCTTCACCTTGAGCTTGTCGGCGTCCGCAACGACGTGGTTGTTCGTGAGAATGTATCCGTCAGGCGACACGATGAAGCCGGAGCCGAGCCCTTCCTCGGGCCGTGACTGCTGGGGGCCGAACTGCCGGAAGAAATCTTCCATGCCCGGCGGCAACTGCCCCTGCGGGATCCGCTGCACCCGCGCTTCACGCTCCGTGGTGATGGACACCACGGCCGGCCGCACGTGATCGACAATCGAGACGAATCCGTTGCTCAGATCCGCAACGGGCGCCATCGCCGCAGTATTCACCGTTGCCGATGTCAACCGTGCCGGCGTCGATTTCTGTTGTTGTGCAAAGCCGAACGGTGTCAGGTTGAGCCCGCCGGCCAGTATGAGACCGCCCGCAAAGGCGATGATGGCGACGATGGCAACGATGCCAAACGCGCCCAGCCGCGGACGGCGAGAATCATGAGGCGTCATACGTTGGTTCCGCTGTTTGAGCTATGAGAACGATACACCATGGCGTGGTTGCAAGTTTCACGCGCTCGCCACGTTGCTGTGCGCGACACTTCGGTCGAGTACCCACTCGCCCTCGCATCGCGTTGGTCACAAGAATCCATCCAGAAGTTGCCGGCCTGTCAAGCACAACGAGCGCCGGGCAGTGCCCGACGCTCGTTGGTTCGTCCATCAGATTCCACACCCTCGGGCCTCCCCTACTTCTTGTCTTCCTCGACGATCTCGTAGTCGGCCTCAACTACGTCTTCCTTGCGGTCGGTCCCCTTCGGATTGTCGGCGGCGCTTTCCTGCGCGGCGTGACTGGTTGCAGTCTCACCTTGCGCCTGCTGTCCCTGTGCATACAACGATTGGCCCGCCTCGCTGTAAGCACGCGTCAGTTCCTCGTGCGCCGACTTGATCTCGTTCATGTCCTCGCCACGCAGCGCCTTGCGCGCGCGCTCCACCGCGCCCTCGAGCTTGGACTTGAGGTCCGCCGACAGACGGTCCGACCACTCCTTGGAATTCTTTTCGACTTCGTAGGCCAGACTGTCGAGACGGTTGCGCGTGTCGATTTCGTCGCGCCGCTGCTTGTCCTCGCTCGCATGCGACTCGGCGTCCTTCACCATACGCTGGATCTCGCTCTCCGAGAGCCCGCTGGACGCTTCGATGCGGATCTTCTGCTCCTTCCCCGTGGCCTTGTCCTTCGCGGTCACGTGCAGGATGCCGTTGGCATCGATGTCGAACGTCACCTCGACCTGCGGCATGCCGCGCGGTGCCGGCGGAATACCGGTGAGCTGGAATTTGCCGATCGTTTTGTTGTAGACCGCAAGCTCGCGCTCGCCCTGCAGCACGTGGATCTCCACCTGCGTCTGGTTGTCCTCGGCGGTCGAGAACGTTTCCGACTTCTTGGTCGGAATCGTCGTGTTGCGCGGAATGAGCACGGTGGTCACGCCGCCCAACGTCTCGATGCCTAACGACAGCGGGGTGACGTCGAGCAGCAGCACGTCTTTCTGCTCGCCCGTGAGCACCGCGCCCTGAATCGCCGCGCCGATCGCCACGACCTCGTCCGGATTCACACCCTTGTGCGGATCCTTCTTGAAGAAATCCTTGACGATCTGCTGCACCTTGGGCATGCGCGTCGAGCCGCCGACCAGGATCACCTCGTCGATCTCTTCCGGCTTGAGCCCCGCATCCTTGAGCGCCTGCTGCATCGGCGGAATCGTGCGCTGTACCAGATCGTCGCACAGCTGCTCGAGCTTGGCGCGCGTCAGCGAGTAGTTGAGATGCTTGGGCCCCGATTGATCCGCCGTGATGAACGGCAAATTGATATCGGTCTGCTGCGTCGACGACAATTCCATCTTCGCCTTCTCGGCGGCTTCCTTGAGCCGCTGCAGCGCCATCGGGTCCTTCGACAGATCGATGCCCTGATCGCGCTTGAATTCCGCGACGAGCCAGTCGATCACACGCTGGTCGAAGTCGTCGCCGCCCAGGTGCGTGTCGCCGTTCGTCGACTTCACCTCGAACTGACGCGAACCTTCCACGTCGTACAGCTCGAGGACCGAGATGTCGTACGTGCCGCCGCCCAGATCGAACACAGCAACCTTCTCATCCTTCTTCTTGTCGAGACCGTACGCCAGCGCAGCCGCCGTCGGCTCATTGATGATGCGCAGCACGTCGAGACCCGCGATGCGGCCGGCATCTTTGGTAGCCTGGCGCTGCGAGTCGTTGAAGTACGCCGGCACCGTGATCACCGCCTTCTCGACCTTGTGCCCCAAGTAGTCCTCGGCGGTCTGCTTCATCTTTTGCAGGATCATCGCGGAGATCTCGGGCGGCGTATAGCGCTTCCCCTGAATCTCTACCACCGCCAGCTCGTTCTGTCCGCCGATCACCTTGTACGGGACGCGTTTGATCTCCTCGGTTATCTCGGACATCTTGCGTCCCATGAACCGCTTGATGGAGAAAACCGTGTTCTGCGGATTGGTTACTGCCTGACGCTTGGCCACCTGGCCGACCAAACGCTCTCCGTCCTTCGTAAACCCGACCACAGACGGAGTGACACGTCCGCCCTCGGCGTTCGGGATGACCACAGGATCGCCGCCTTCCATCACGGCGACAACCGAGTTCGTTGTTCCCAGGTCGATACCGATTACTTTTTCGGCCATAGTTTCCTCGATGTACGTTGATGCGCGCGTCGCCACGACAGAGTGGCGCCCGAATTCTTATGTCCGCAGTCCGGCCCAAGGTTCTCGCAAACTTGAGGCCCGATAATCGCGCCACATTGACAGCATATTCGTGGCGTCATGCGCGAGACTGGCAGAAGAGAATATCAGGTTTCCCGAGCGGTTGCCTCGAACGGAGATGAGTGAATGATCCCACTCGGTGATGACCTGCCACGCCTCTCGCGGCCGCGCATGACGTACATGATCCTGGCGGCGACCTGGGCCGTTTGGCTGCTCGTCGAGAAAGGCGGACTGGACCCGTACGCCCTCGCCAAGAGTATCTGCGACTACGGGATGGTTCCGGGCGAGCTCACGCACAAAGCCGCGCTCGGTACAGCGGTGCCGATCGGACCTGGAATGGTCTGCGCCGTCGACAATTCGCCGATCAACATCCTAACTCCGCTCCTGTCGATCTTCTTGCACGGCGGTTGGGAGCACATCCTCGGCAACTCGCTGTTCTTCTGGGTGTTCGGTCGAAGCGTCGAGGACAGCATGGGCTCCGGCCGATTCCTCGTGTTCTATCTCGTCTGCGGGCTTGCGGCAGCTGCTCTGTACATCGCTACCAGCCCAGCCTCGCCAGTGCCCACGGTCGGCGCATCGGGCGCCATCTCGGGAATCATGGGAGCGTATCTGCTCCTCTACCCGAAAGCGCGCGTGAACATGTTCTTCTTCATCTTCGTGCTGCCGATTCGTGCCTGGTTGGTGCTGCTGTACTGGTTCGGCCTCCAGGTGCTCGAAGGCCTGCCGCAACTCGGCCAGCAGATGAACCCGCAGGTCTCAGGCGGCGTGGCGGTGTGGGCGCACGTCGGTGGGTTCCTCACAGGATTGCTCCTCGTGTCGCTCTTCGCCGACCCGCAACTGGTCCGACGACATCGCACCGTGTTCGGCGGCTATTACGGCTGATCGCCGAAGTGGTTCCGGCGGCATGTCGGTACGTGTAACTTCTGCTGTGCCTTGCCGCGGTCCGCGCCGTCGGGGCCCGGGTCATCCGCTTCTCATCGAACATCGGTCGTGCGAGCCCCAACCGTAGCGCGCATCGCGGCACTCATCGACCATACGCTCCTCAAGGCCGAAGCGACGCGTAGCGACATCGAGGCCTTGTGCGATGAAGCAAGCGAGCACGACTTCGCCGCCGTGTGCGTCAATCCGGTGTGGGTGCGCCTCTGCAGAGCATCGCTCGGGAGCCACCGCACCAAGGTAGCAACGGTCATCGCCTTTCCGTTGGGCGCGTCCGAATCGGACACCAAAGTCGGCGAAGCAGAGCTCGCCGAGAAGCAAGGGGCCCACGAGCTCGACATGGTGGCGGCGATCGGACACATCAAGTCCGGCGATTGGACACACGTCTCGCGGGACATCGCCGCGGTGGTCTCTGCCGCGGCGGGACGGACAGTCAAGGTGATCATCGAGACAGCCGTGCTCACCGACGCGGAGATCACGAGAGCGAGCACCATCGCACGCGACGCCGGCGCCGCGTTCGTCAAAACGAGCACCGGATTCCACCCGGCCGGCGGCGCGACGGCGCACGCCGTGTCGACCATTCGCGGCGCCGTCGGCGACGACATCGGTGTCAAAGCGTCAGGCGGCATTCGCGACTGCGATGCCGCGCTGCGCATGCTGGCGGCTGGCGCCTCCCGCATCGGCACGTCGAGCGGCGTGAACATCGTGCAGTGTCTCGATGCCGACCCGACGCCGTTCGCTGAGCTCATCCGGCACCCCGAGCGACACGCCGGATGCACCACCTCGCGCCCACCCCGCGCGTTCGCCTAACAGGAGCGACTGGTCCCGTGCGTCTCATTCCGAGAGACACCGCGTTCTTCTCGATG harbors:
- the deoC gene encoding deoxyribose-phosphate aldolase — translated: MRAPTVARIAALIDHTLLKAEATRSDIEALCDEASEHDFAAVCVNPVWVRLCRASLGSHRTKVATVIAFPLGASESDTKVGEAELAEKQGAHELDMVAAIGHIKSGDWTHVSRDIAAVVSAAAGRTVKVIIETAVLTDAEITRASTIARDAGAAFVKTSTGFHPAGGATAHAVSTIRGAVGDDIGVKASGGIRDCDAALRMLAAGASRIGTSSGVNIVQCLDADPTPFAELIRHPERHAGCTTSRPPRAFA
- a CDS encoding rhomboid family intramembrane serine protease — encoded protein: MIPLGDDLPRLSRPRMTYMILAATWAVWLLVEKGGLDPYALAKSICDYGMVPGELTHKAALGTAVPIGPGMVCAVDNSPINILTPLLSIFLHGGWEHILGNSLFFWVFGRSVEDSMGSGRFLVFYLVCGLAAAALYIATSPASPVPTVGASGAISGIMGAYLLLYPKARVNMFFFIFVLPIRAWLVLLYWFGLQVLEGLPQLGQQMNPQVSGGVAVWAHVGGFLTGLLLVSLFADPQLVRRHRTVFGGYYG
- the dnaK gene encoding molecular chaperone DnaK, which encodes MAEKVIGIDLGTTNSVVAVMEGGDPVVIPNAEGGRVTPSVVGFTKDGERLVGQVAKRQAVTNPQNTVFSIKRFMGRKMSEITEEIKRVPYKVIGGQNELAVVEIQGKRYTPPEISAMILQKMKQTAEDYLGHKVEKAVITVPAYFNDSQRQATKDAGRIAGLDVLRIINEPTAAALAYGLDKKKDEKVAVFDLGGGTYDISVLELYDVEGSRQFEVKSTNGDTHLGGDDFDQRVIDWLVAEFKRDQGIDLSKDPMALQRLKEAAEKAKMELSSTQQTDINLPFITADQSGPKHLNYSLTRAKLEQLCDDLVQRTIPPMQQALKDAGLKPEEIDEVILVGGSTRMPKVQQIVKDFFKKDPHKGVNPDEVVAIGAAIQGAVLTGEQKDVLLLDVTPLSLGIETLGGVTTVLIPRNTTIPTKKSETFSTAEDNQTQVEIHVLQGERELAVYNKTIGKFQLTGIPPAPRGMPQVEVTFDIDANGILHVTAKDKATGKEQKIRIEASSGLSESEIQRMVKDAESHASEDKQRRDEIDTRNRLDSLAYEVEKNSKEWSDRLSADLKSKLEGAVERARKALRGEDMNEIKSAHEELTRAYSEAGQSLYAQGQQAQGETATSHAAQESAADNPKGTDRKEDVVEADYEIVEEDKK